One genomic window of Solanum dulcamara chromosome 10, daSolDulc1.2, whole genome shotgun sequence includes the following:
- the LOC129870772 gene encoding NAD-dependent protein deacylase SRT2: protein MAMSISLRICCRPSISGLKNKRDLLGLELAAYQSSNPMGKWFSGVKKFIPFEGYVKSVKTAARISFPTISSDCKDKEPSNFLSHKKMVPYSEPPSREDVDSLYEFFDRSTKLVVLTGAGMSTESGIPDYRSPNGAYSTGFKPITHQEFLRSIKARRRYWARSYAGWRRFTAAQPSTGHIDLSSLEKAGHISFMITQNVDRLHHRAGSNPLELHGTVYIVACTNCGFSLPRDLFQDQVKAHNPKWAAAIESLDYDSQSDKSFGMKQRPDGDIEIDEKFWEEDFYIPDCQRCQGVLKPDVVFFGDNVPKARADAAMEAAKECDAFLVLGSSLMTMSAFRLIKAAREAGAATAIVNIGATRADDIVPLKISARVGEILPRLLNVGSLSIPAP, encoded by the exons ATGGCCATGTCAATATCTCTACGAATTTGTTGCAGACCTTCAATTTCT GGCTTAAAGAATAAAAGAGATTTGTTGGGCTTAGAATTGGCAG CTTATCAATCAAGTAATCCGATGGGGAAATGGTTTAGTGGAGTGAAGAAGTTTATTCCCTTTGAGGGATATGTTAAGTCTGTGAAAACAGCTGCACGAATATCATTTCCAACAATCTCATCAGACTGTAAAGATAAAGAGCCTTCAAATTTTTTGAGTCACAAGAAGATGGTTCCTTATTCGGAACCCCCTAGCAGGGAAGATGTGGACAGTTTGTATGAATTTTTTGATAGGAG CACCAAGCTTGTTGTATTGACGGGAGCTGGCATGAGCACAGAGAGTGGAATTCCGGATTACAGGAG CCCAAATGGAGCTTATAGTACGGGTTTCAAACCAATTACCCATCAG GAGTTTCTCCGATCAATCAAGGCTCGAAGGCGTTATTGGGCACGGAGCTATGCTGGCTGGAGACGTTTCACTGCTGCTCAACCTAGTACAGGTCATATAGATCTATCATCTCTTGAGAAAGCAGGCCATATAAGTTTTATGATTACACAGAATGTGGACAG GCTGCATCACCGGGCTGGCAGCAATCCACTTGAATTGCATGGGACTGTCTACATTGTTGCCTGTACAAATTGTGGTTTTTCTCTACCTCGAGATCtatttcaagatcaagtgaagGCTCATAATCCCAAG TGGGCAGCAGCTATTGAAAGCTTGGACTATGACAGTCAATCAGACAAGAGCTTTGGAATGAAGCAAAGGCCTGATGGGGATATTGAGATCGATGAGAAATTCTGGGAGGAGGATTTCTACATTCCTGATTGTCAGAGGTGCCAAGGAGTTCTGAAACCTGAT GTTGTCTTCTTTGGAGATAATGTCCCCAAAGCTAGGGCAGATGCTGCCATGGAAGCTGCAAAGGAATGTGATGCCTTCCTTGTACTTGGTTCATCTTTGATGACCATGTCCGCTTTCCGGCTTATCAA AGCTGCTCGTGAGGCAGGTGCTGCTACTGCAATTGTAAATATTGGTGCTACACGAGCTGACGATATTGTACCTTTGAAAATTAGTGCTCgagttggagag ATACTTCCAAGATTGCTCAATGTTGGATCATTAAGTATTCCTGCTCCTTAG